From Phaeocystidibacter marisrubri, the proteins below share one genomic window:
- a CDS encoding PepSY domain-containing protein, protein MTSSIWRYSHLALAVSSFVFIFLASVTGIILSFEPIQYTLEVSSEARAMEDVSLAQTLTVLREKYDEVLDIQTDEHHYVSATLLDKEGNYGQYYIHPKTGKLLGEQIETAPIYEWCTNLHRSLFLKSTGRFFVGLSSFLLLLITVSGVILIIKRQRGLRNFAAKIIRENFFQYFHVYLGRLALVPILIITITGTYLSLLRFELIPDWETETTTPVSTSSSEPSLDPSEFPVFNQLSIADIRKVEFPFSDDAEDRYLIQLKDVEISVNQYTGVVESETPFPFTQIAQNLSTALHTGQGSVAWSIVLALSCICITFFIASGFIMTFRRLKGKTRNKFGKDEAEIVLLIGSESGTTGQFAKCFAETLMQANKRVYIDELNHYSSYASMKHLVVFTATYGTGEAPSNARKFSKLIASTDPNQPFNYAVVGFGSLSYPNFCQFAFEVEDMLSALPMSRKALDTHTIHNKSWESFHQWTVQWADLFPLELAVSQPELAIKAKKKEHTFHVLRCTAIENRTDNTFTLELESPTAKYVSGDLLSILPENHTHERLYSIAQTQAGTLLLSIKRHDYGICSTYLSNLKSGDRLYGSIVRNREFHFNSKSSKTVMIATGTGIAPFLGMIENNSKHREIDLYWGGQTSQSFRLYEGILSEAFQDHRLSELRVAYSRENASKVYVQDLLLRDQVKIAEAFQSGAQFMICGSIAMQKGVVETLHQITLERNNKPLSYYQNKGQLKMDCY, encoded by the coding sequence ATGACCAGCTCCATTTGGAGATACAGTCATCTTGCCTTGGCTGTATCTTCTTTTGTCTTCATCTTTCTTGCATCCGTCACTGGAATCATCCTCTCCTTTGAACCCATACAGTATACGCTAGAGGTCAGTTCTGAAGCCCGAGCCATGGAAGACGTGTCTTTGGCCCAAACTCTGACTGTACTTCGTGAGAAATACGATGAAGTACTCGACATTCAAACGGACGAGCATCACTACGTGTCCGCAACTTTACTGGATAAAGAGGGAAACTATGGTCAGTATTACATCCATCCCAAAACGGGAAAATTATTGGGAGAACAGATTGAAACAGCTCCAATTTACGAGTGGTGCACCAACCTTCATCGTTCTCTATTTCTGAAAAGTACGGGAAGATTCTTTGTGGGGCTCTCTTCCTTCCTCCTACTCCTTATCACCGTTTCTGGTGTAATCCTTATTATCAAGAGACAACGCGGATTACGGAATTTCGCTGCCAAAATCATCCGAGAGAACTTCTTTCAATATTTCCACGTCTATCTAGGCCGGCTCGCACTGGTGCCTATACTCATCATCACGATCACTGGAACCTACCTCTCATTGCTTCGGTTTGAACTCATTCCCGATTGGGAGACAGAAACCACCACACCAGTATCGACATCTTCTTCAGAACCTTCGTTAGATCCATCTGAATTTCCCGTATTCAATCAACTGTCCATTGCTGATATACGAAAAGTAGAGTTCCCGTTTTCCGACGATGCAGAAGACCGTTATCTCATCCAATTAAAGGATGTTGAAATCTCTGTGAATCAATACACAGGAGTCGTAGAGAGCGAAACCCCCTTTCCATTCACACAAATCGCCCAAAACCTAAGCACGGCCTTACACACGGGACAAGGAAGCGTTGCTTGGTCTATTGTTTTGGCACTTTCATGTATCTGTATCACGTTCTTCATTGCATCGGGTTTTATAATGACCTTCCGCCGATTGAAAGGCAAGACCCGGAACAAGTTCGGGAAAGATGAAGCTGAGATCGTTCTGTTGATCGGTTCTGAATCGGGAACAACGGGCCAATTTGCCAAATGCTTTGCAGAAACATTAATGCAGGCGAATAAACGTGTCTACATCGATGAGTTGAATCACTACAGTTCCTATGCTTCCATGAAGCATCTGGTGGTGTTCACAGCCACATATGGCACTGGGGAAGCGCCATCCAATGCAAGGAAATTCTCCAAGCTGATTGCCTCAACTGATCCAAACCAACCCTTCAACTATGCCGTGGTTGGCTTTGGTTCACTCTCCTATCCTAACTTTTGTCAATTTGCTTTTGAAGTGGAGGACATGCTTTCAGCCCTGCCTATGAGTCGTAAGGCATTGGACACCCACACCATTCACAATAAATCCTGGGAATCGTTCCATCAATGGACCGTGCAATGGGCAGATTTATTCCCACTCGAATTGGCGGTCTCACAACCCGAACTTGCCATTAAAGCAAAGAAGAAGGAACACACTTTCCATGTACTTCGTTGCACCGCCATCGAAAACCGAACGGATAACACCTTCACGTTAGAATTGGAAAGCCCAACGGCCAAGTATGTGTCTGGAGACTTATTGTCTATTCTTCCTGAGAACCATACACACGAGCGACTGTACTCCATTGCGCAAACTCAGGCAGGTACTTTACTTCTATCCATCAAGCGACATGATTATGGTATTTGTTCCACCTACTTGAGTAATCTCAAAAGTGGAGATCGACTTTATGGTTCAATTGTGCGCAACCGGGAATTTCACTTCAATTCCAAGTCTTCGAAGACAGTTATGATAGCAACTGGAACTGGGATAGCGCCCTTTTTGGGAATGATAGAAAACAACTCGAAACACCGAGAAATAGATTTGTACTGGGGTGGCCAGACCTCTCAATCTTTCCGTTTATATGAAGGCATTCTCTCCGAAGCTTTTCAAGACCACAGATTGAGTGAGTTGAGGGTCGCCTATTCACGCGAAAACGCTTCTAAAGTTTATGTCCAAGACCTTCTTCTTAGAGATCAGGTCAAAATAGCCGAAGCATTTCAATCGGGTGCGCAGTTTATGATTTGTGGTTCGATAGCCATGCAAAAGGGCGTGGTAGAGACGCTTCATCAGATTACTCTTGAACGAAATAACAAGCCCTTAAGCTACTATCAGAACAAGGGTCAGCTCAAAATGGATTGTTACTAA
- a CDS encoding SDR family NAD(P)-dependent oxidoreductase, which translates to MNKLLTGKVAIVTGGGSGIGRAVSLAYAEEGASVMVSDINTEGGEATVKEIEAAGGKAAFFKADTGTAEGNEALVKATVDTFGKLDIACNNAGIGGQMAETGDYELDSWKKVMDVNLNGVFYGCKYQLKAMEANGGGSIVNMASVHGMVAAPMSSAYTTTKHGLVGLTKNIGAEYGAKNIRCNAVGPGYIQTPLLDANLDEETKDFLASKHAIGRLGQPEEVANLVVFLSSDKASFMTGGYYLVDGGYTAV; encoded by the coding sequence ATGAATAAATTATTGACTGGAAAAGTAGCCATTGTAACCGGTGGCGGTTCCGGAATTGGGAGAGCTGTATCTCTTGCTTATGCTGAAGAAGGCGCATCTGTAATGGTGTCTGACATCAATACAGAAGGCGGTGAAGCTACCGTAAAAGAGATTGAAGCAGCAGGTGGAAAAGCGGCATTCTTTAAGGCCGACACTGGAACAGCAGAAGGAAACGAAGCCTTGGTAAAAGCCACGGTAGACACTTTTGGAAAACTGGATATTGCTTGTAACAATGCGGGGATTGGCGGTCAAATGGCCGAGACTGGAGACTATGAGCTAGACAGTTGGAAAAAAGTGATGGATGTTAACTTAAACGGCGTTTTTTACGGTTGTAAATATCAACTCAAAGCCATGGAAGCAAACGGTGGTGGATCTATCGTAAACATGGCTTCTGTACACGGTATGGTTGCCGCTCCCATGTCGAGCGCTTACACCACCACCAAGCACGGATTGGTTGGACTAACCAAGAACATTGGCGCTGAATACGGTGCAAAGAACATTCGCTGTAACGCCGTTGGTCCAGGTTATATTCAAACACCCCTACTCGATGCAAACCTCGACGAAGAAACCAAGGATTTCTTGGCCAGCAAACACGCGATTGGTCGTCTTGGACAACCAGAAGAAGTAGCCAACCTCGTTGTTTTCTTGAGTTCAGATAAAGCCTCGTTCATGACAGGTGGGTATTACTTGGTAGATGGTGGATACACGGCTGTTTAG
- a CDS encoding acyl-CoA thioesterase, with protein MTNEALRENAKLTFRFIAEPSDVNFGGKVHGGAVMKWIDQAGYSLAVNWSGHYCVTVYVGGIRFYKPIRIGDIVEVHARIIHTGTTSMHIAVDLEALNPKTQRKVKTTHCIIVFVAVDDDNQPAKVPTWIPETESETQMQNYAKRLIELRKDIEQEMEPFTHQNEQ; from the coding sequence ATGACGAACGAAGCATTGAGAGAGAACGCCAAACTCACTTTCCGATTTATCGCAGAACCAAGCGATGTTAATTTTGGCGGTAAAGTTCACGGGGGAGCCGTGATGAAGTGGATTGACCAAGCTGGATATTCACTGGCTGTAAACTGGAGTGGTCATTATTGTGTAACCGTTTATGTCGGCGGTATTCGCTTCTACAAACCCATCCGTATTGGAGACATTGTAGAAGTACATGCTCGAATTATCCACACAGGAACCACATCTATGCATATTGCCGTAGATCTCGAAGCCTTAAATCCAAAAACACAACGCAAGGTTAAAACAACACACTGTATCATCGTGTTTGTTGCAGTTGATGACGACAATCAACCTGCGAAAGTTCCAACATGGATTCCAGAAACTGAAAGTGAAACCCAGATGCAGAACTATGCGAAACGCCTTATTGAGCTTCGGAAAGATATTGAACAAGAAATGGAACCTTTCACCCACCAAAATGAGCAGTGA
- a CDS encoding GNAT family N-acetyltransferase translates to MSSETHQITEHLTEDNRGEYQILSGNDVQAYMKFSRLEKIIILHHTEVKPFLRGKGAGKALLNYAVKDARTRNLKIVPLCPYSRKTMEGDPKYADILQDA, encoded by the coding sequence ATGAGCAGTGAAACGCATCAAATAACTGAACACTTAACAGAAGATAACCGCGGTGAATATCAAATTCTAAGCGGTAATGACGTTCAGGCGTACATGAAGTTTAGTCGATTGGAAAAGATCATCATCCTTCATCACACCGAGGTAAAACCATTCTTGCGTGGTAAAGGAGCTGGTAAAGCCTTGCTCAATTATGCAGTGAAGGATGCTCGAACGAGAAACTTAAAAATTGTTCCGCTTTGCCCCTATTCCAGAAAGACGATGGAAGGCGATCCCAAGTACGCAGACATCCTACAAGATGCCTAG
- a CDS encoding PPC domain-containing DNA-binding protein has protein sequence MKIDVLRLKPGADLYHSLQDWAIENSIEAATVLSGVGSLKQASLRYASKKSVKVSELPSEILQISGTVSKDGLHLHMTIGDDKGKVRGGHVRPGCRIRTTAEIVIGIIPNTAFERVYDTETGYKELKVSKSVE, from the coding sequence ATGAAAATTGATGTTCTACGCCTAAAACCGGGAGCGGATTTATACCACTCGCTTCAAGATTGGGCCATTGAGAATTCGATAGAAGCAGCCACCGTTCTCTCTGGAGTTGGTAGTTTGAAACAAGCTTCCCTTCGCTATGCCTCTAAGAAGTCGGTGAAAGTAAGTGAACTCCCTTCTGAGATTCTTCAGATCAGTGGTACTGTAAGTAAAGATGGACTGCACTTGCACATGACCATTGGTGATGACAAAGGGAAGGTTCGAGGTGGTCATGTTCGTCCGGGTTGTAGAATTCGAACAACTGCGGAAATTGTGATTGGCATCATTCCCAACACTGCATTTGAACGTGTGTATGATACAGAAACGGGATACAAAGAGCTAAAAGTCTCTAAATCTGTTGAATGA
- a CDS encoding AlbA family DNA-binding domain-containing protein, which translates to MMHYIEELILQGEHQTQDFKFRVDDARKIAKTLVAFANTDGGRLLIGVKDNGRIAGVRSDEEYYVIEAAAELYTEPNVSFTAIAHDVSGKQVLEVIVEPSDERPHFAIDKDGKKWAYFRRADQNHPANGVLLEFWRMRDETSRTTVLEKYGDVHRKLYELIYAGERVSISKLIKAANITPEKARHILATFLHWELIDYNIDQNGIYFTDLEEIT; encoded by the coding sequence ATGATGCACTACATTGAAGAGCTTATCCTACAGGGAGAGCACCAAACCCAAGACTTTAAATTTCGGGTTGATGATGCGAGAAAAATCGCAAAAACCCTAGTTGCTTTTGCCAATACAGATGGAGGGAGATTGCTCATCGGTGTTAAAGACAATGGTCGAATAGCCGGAGTTCGCAGTGATGAAGAATACTATGTGATTGAAGCGGCTGCTGAACTTTACACCGAACCCAATGTATCCTTTACCGCCATTGCACACGATGTTTCTGGAAAACAAGTTCTAGAGGTGATCGTTGAGCCCAGCGACGAACGCCCGCATTTCGCCATAGATAAGGACGGTAAAAAATGGGCCTATTTCAGAAGGGCAGATCAGAATCATCCAGCAAATGGCGTGCTCTTAGAATTTTGGAGAATGCGAGATGAAACAAGTCGAACAACGGTATTGGAAAAATATGGAGATGTCCATCGCAAGCTCTACGAACTCATCTACGCCGGTGAACGCGTTTCCATTTCCAAATTGATCAAAGCCGCCAATATTACTCCAGAGAAAGCGCGTCATATTCTAGCGACTTTTCTCCATTGGGAATTAATCGACTACAACATCGATCAAAACGGAATCTATTTCACTGACTTAGAGGAAATCACGTGA